One window of the Allosaccharopolyspora coralli genome contains the following:
- a CDS encoding SAV_6107 family HEPN domain-containing protein, whose amino-acid sequence MTSNVFIPGPRRESEVPRGHGRVPAEPPSPPAGAFSLLLQARKVLARAELGETTHDRYATGYLAAVRAAHAVVVLREPDQPRSRPISVWALLGGAAPELGDWALLFDACSERRAAAEAGVVQVTRHESDLMMTRAREFVGLVGRSLTVVR is encoded by the coding sequence ATGACGTCGAACGTGTTCATTCCCGGCCCCCGCAGGGAATCCGAGGTTCCACGTGGCCACGGCCGTGTTCCTGCCGAGCCACCCTCGCCGCCAGCGGGAGCGTTCTCGCTCCTGCTCCAGGCGCGGAAGGTGCTCGCTCGTGCCGAACTGGGTGAGACCACGCACGACCGGTACGCGACCGGGTACCTGGCAGCCGTGCGGGCGGCGCACGCGGTGGTTGTGCTCCGTGAACCGGATCAACCGCGATCGCGGCCGATCAGTGTCTGGGCCCTCCTCGGCGGTGCGGCGCCGGAGCTCGGCGACTGGGCGTTGCTGTTCGACGCGTGTTCGGAGCGCCGCGCCGCAGCCGAGGCGGGCGTCGTGCAGGTGACGAGGCACGAGTCGGATTTGATGATGACCAGGGCGCGCGAGTTCGTCGGCCTCGTCGGCCGCAGCCTGACGGTCGTCCGGTGA
- the crtI gene encoding phytoene desaturase family protein: protein MRVVGGATDRVVVVGAGLSGLAAALHLAGAGRQVTVVEREHTPGGRAGLLELDGYRVDTGPTVLTMPELLDEAFAAVGDSLDTRLELRALTPAYRASFADGSTLDVHTDADAMEHEIRAFAGPSEADGYRRLRRWLTDLYRCELGRFIDANFDSPLDLVRPELARLLVMGGFGRLGPAIGRFLHDERLRRVFSFQALYAGLDPRRALALYGVISYMDTVNGVWFPAGGMHSVPRAMAAAAADAGVTFRFGETVDRLERSGNRVTTVHTRSGETITSDAVVLTPDLPVVDRLLGAERRRPRPLRWSPSAVVIHAGTTRSWPGTAHHTISFGAAWRDTFTEIIQRGRLMSDPSLLISRPTATDPALAPRDRELHYVLAPCPNLDTGTLDWSSMGPAYRDELFGVLERRGFTGFADSVEVQRLVTPPDWASSGHAAGTPFSAAHTFAQTGPFRPRNLVRGYDNVVLAGSGTTPGVGVPTVLLSGKLAARRVTG from the coding sequence ATGCGGGTCGTCGGCGGCGCCACCGATCGTGTCGTGGTCGTCGGGGCGGGCCTGTCCGGCCTCGCCGCCGCGCTGCATCTCGCGGGAGCCGGACGGCAGGTGACCGTCGTCGAGCGTGAGCACACGCCGGGTGGCCGTGCGGGGCTCCTGGAACTCGACGGATACCGCGTCGACACCGGCCCGACCGTGCTCACGATGCCGGAACTGCTGGACGAAGCGTTCGCCGCGGTCGGCGACTCACTCGACACGCGGCTCGAGCTGCGTGCTCTCACGCCCGCCTATCGCGCGTCGTTCGCGGACGGGTCGACACTGGACGTGCACACCGACGCGGACGCGATGGAACACGAGATCCGCGCCTTCGCCGGTCCGTCCGAGGCGGACGGCTACCGCAGGCTCCGGCGGTGGTTGACCGACCTGTACCGCTGCGAGCTCGGTCGGTTCATCGACGCGAACTTCGACTCGCCGCTGGACCTGGTGCGTCCGGAACTCGCGCGACTGCTGGTCATGGGCGGGTTCGGACGACTCGGGCCCGCGATCGGCCGATTCCTGCACGACGAGCGTCTGCGCCGGGTGTTCTCGTTCCAGGCGTTGTACGCGGGTCTCGATCCGCGGCGAGCGCTGGCGCTGTACGGGGTGATCTCGTACATGGACACCGTCAACGGGGTGTGGTTCCCCGCGGGCGGCATGCACTCCGTGCCACGCGCGATGGCCGCCGCTGCCGCCGACGCGGGCGTGACGTTCCGGTTCGGCGAGACCGTCGACCGGCTGGAACGGTCCGGCAACCGGGTCACGACCGTGCACACCCGCTCTGGCGAAACGATCACCTCCGACGCGGTGGTCCTCACCCCCGACCTTCCGGTGGTCGACCGGCTGCTCGGAGCGGAGCGGCGACGACCACGGCCCCTGCGATGGTCTCCGTCCGCTGTGGTGATCCACGCGGGGACGACACGTAGCTGGCCGGGCACCGCGCATCACACGATCTCGTTCGGAGCCGCGTGGCGCGACACCTTCACCGAGATCATTCAGCGAGGACGGCTGATGAGCGACCCGTCGCTGTTGATCAGCCGTCCCACCGCGACCGACCCGGCGCTCGCGCCGCGCGACCGGGAACTGCACTACGTGCTGGCGCCCTGCCCGAACCTGGACACCGGCACGCTCGACTGGTCGTCGATGGGTCCCGCCTACCGGGACGAGCTGTTCGGGGTACTCGAACGCCGTGGCTTCACCGGTTTCGCCGACTCGGTCGAGGTGCAACGCCTGGTCACGCCGCCGGACTGGGCCTCGTCGGGGCACGCGGCGGGGACACCGTTCTCGGCTGCGCACACTTTCGCCCAGACCGGGCCGTTCCGCCCACGCAACCTCGTGCGCGGATACGACAACGTGGTACTCGCGGGTTCGGGCACGACTCCCGGTGTCGGAGTCCCGACC
- a CDS encoding polyprenyl synthetase family protein, producing MRTHHPVASTDTDLPEHVHRALEGYLEQRLADCRELDVAVAEAAEALARFILDGGKRLRPTFAWWGWRAGGGAHSGPAAEAMVRAASALELIQACALVHDDLIDASATRRGKPTIHVRFGRTHRERNWRGDADQFGAAAAILLGDLALTWADDLLHTAGVASDALQRALPAWRAMRTEVLAGQYLDVLGQARGDESTAAALRIDELKSASYTVRRPLELGAAIADADDSVTTALREFGSEIGVAFQLRDDLLGVFGDPDVTGKPAGDDLREGKRTLLMAEAFETARSRGDDDALDLLRSCLGDPELDPARVETVRGVLHDLGAVRAVEERIEQLTGRAGRALDSVAIPEPAAGTLADLAIAVTDRTR from the coding sequence GTGCGCACACATCACCCGGTGGCGAGCACCGACACCGACCTGCCCGAGCACGTGCATCGAGCGCTCGAGGGCTACCTCGAGCAGCGGCTCGCGGATTGCCGCGAACTCGACGTCGCGGTCGCCGAGGCCGCCGAGGCACTCGCGCGGTTCATCCTCGACGGTGGCAAGCGACTGCGCCCCACTTTCGCCTGGTGGGGTTGGCGCGCAGGCGGTGGCGCGCACTCCGGCCCGGCCGCCGAGGCCATGGTGCGCGCGGCGAGCGCGCTCGAACTGATCCAGGCGTGTGCGCTCGTGCACGACGACCTCATCGACGCCTCGGCCACACGACGCGGGAAACCGACGATCCACGTCCGCTTCGGCCGGACACACCGCGAACGGAACTGGCGGGGCGATGCCGACCAGTTCGGGGCCGCTGCGGCGATCCTCCTCGGAGACCTGGCACTGACCTGGGCGGACGACCTGCTGCACACGGCGGGGGTGGCTTCGGACGCGTTGCAGCGAGCGTTGCCTGCGTGGCGCGCCATGCGGACCGAGGTCCTTGCCGGGCAGTACCTCGACGTGCTCGGTCAGGCCCGGGGTGACGAGTCGACGGCGGCGGCGTTGCGTATCGACGAACTGAAGTCCGCCTCCTACACGGTGCGGCGACCGCTGGAGCTCGGCGCCGCGATCGCGGACGCGGACGACTCGGTCACCACTGCGTTGCGCGAGTTCGGTTCCGAGATCGGAGTGGCGTTCCAGCTGCGCGACGACTTGCTCGGTGTCTTCGGCGACCCGGACGTCACCGGCAAGCCCGCCGGTGACGACCTTCGGGAAGGCAAGCGGACGCTGCTCATGGCCGAGGCGTTCGAAACCGCGCGGAGTCGGGGCGACGACGACGCGCTGGACCTGCTGCGTTCCTGCCTCGGCGACCCGGAACTCGACCCGGCACGAGTCGAGACCGTCCGCGGCGTACTCCACGACCTCGGCGCGGTACGCGCTGTCGAGGAGCGCATCGAGCAGCTGACGGGCCGCGCCGGACGGGCACTCGACTCGGTGGCGATCCCCGAGCCCGCGGCGGGAACGCTCGCGGACCTGGCGATCGCCGTCACCGACCGGACGCGCTGA
- a CDS encoding DUF885 domain-containing protein: protein MSSEHQGVHQICDRYVEDYAALDPIAATYLGIPGGDHLVTDYSPDGRRTRTELARTAWKDVRAAVPADESERVAQAVFLERVGIDLELADAGEDMAQLNVIASPVQDLRQVFDLMPAETPEHWRTIARRLENLPGGADGIAESLRAAADNGQVAARRQVSKVADQCDRWAGRTGGESFFADMVARADVDDTVRADLASSAAKAAEAYAGLADFLRTELLPKAPAKDAVGERRYRLWSRYFTGAALDLREAYEWGWREFSAIRAEMERIANGVRPGATLSEAAAVLDADERYRVRGQDAYAAWMQRVSDEVLEEVRGKHFALPDALMTLECKIAPPGGGVGAYYTGPNDDFTRPGRMWWSVPEDKVGFPTWRELSTVYHEGVPGHHLQVATAVYQAQQLNKYQRLMTFVSGHGEGWALYAEQLMRELGYFEDEGNLLGMLNDQLFRAARVIVDIGMHLELEIPAGTGFHEGEQWTPELGLEFMLTRTITDEAQVRDEIDRYLGWPGQAPSYKLGQRLWLAARQDARDRHGDAFDLQEFHRRSLEMGPMGLDTLREQLARL, encoded by the coding sequence ATGTCTTCCGAGCACCAGGGTGTGCACCAGATCTGTGACCGCTACGTCGAGGACTACGCCGCCCTCGACCCGATCGCCGCGACCTACCTCGGGATCCCGGGCGGCGACCATCTCGTGACCGACTACTCGCCCGACGGTCGGCGCACGCGCACCGAGCTGGCGCGAACCGCGTGGAAAGACGTGCGCGCCGCCGTTCCGGCCGACGAATCGGAGCGGGTGGCGCAGGCGGTCTTCCTGGAACGCGTGGGGATCGACCTGGAACTCGCCGACGCGGGGGAGGACATGGCCCAGCTCAACGTCATCGCCTCTCCGGTTCAGGACCTGCGGCAGGTGTTCGACCTGATGCCCGCCGAGACCCCCGAGCATTGGCGCACCATCGCGCGACGGCTCGAGAACCTCCCCGGCGGGGCGGACGGCATCGCCGAGTCCCTGCGTGCCGCGGCGGACAACGGGCAGGTCGCCGCTCGGCGTCAGGTCTCGAAGGTCGCCGACCAGTGCGACCGGTGGGCCGGGCGCACGGGCGGGGAGTCGTTCTTCGCCGACATGGTGGCCCGCGCCGACGTCGACGACACCGTGCGGGCCGACCTCGCCTCGTCCGCAGCGAAAGCCGCCGAGGCCTACGCGGGCCTCGCCGACTTTCTGCGCACCGAGCTGCTGCCGAAGGCTCCCGCCAAAGACGCGGTCGGCGAGCGGCGGTACCGGCTGTGGTCCCGGTACTTCACCGGCGCCGCGTTGGATCTGCGCGAGGCATACGAGTGGGGCTGGCGGGAGTTTTCCGCGATCAGGGCCGAGATGGAACGCATTGCCAACGGGGTCAGGCCCGGCGCCACCCTCTCGGAGGCCGCCGCGGTGCTCGACGCCGACGAGCGTTACCGCGTACGCGGTCAGGACGCCTACGCCGCGTGGATGCAGCGGGTTTCCGACGAGGTGCTGGAAGAGGTGCGGGGTAAGCACTTCGCGCTGCCGGACGCCTTGATGACGCTGGAATGCAAGATCGCCCCGCCCGGTGGTGGTGTCGGCGCCTACTACACCGGGCCGAACGACGATTTCACCCGTCCGGGGCGCATGTGGTGGTCGGTGCCGGAGGACAAGGTCGGCTTCCCGACGTGGCGCGAACTCAGCACCGTCTACCACGAAGGGGTGCCCGGACATCATCTTCAGGTCGCCACCGCCGTCTATCAGGCGCAGCAACTGAACAAATACCAGCGGTTGATGACGTTCGTGTCGGGACACGGGGAAGGCTGGGCGCTCTACGCCGAGCAGCTCATGCGCGAGCTGGGCTACTTCGAGGACGAGGGAAACCTGCTCGGCATGCTCAACGACCAGCTGTTCCGCGCCGCCCGCGTGATCGTGGACATCGGGATGCACCTCGAGCTGGAGATCCCCGCTGGCACCGGCTTCCACGAGGGCGAGCAGTGGACGCCTGAGCTCGGGCTCGAGTTCATGCTGACCCGCACCATCACCGACGAGGCGCAGGTCCGGGACGAGATCGACCGCTACCTCGGCTGGCCGGGACAGGCGCCGTCGTACAAGCTCGGCCAACGGCTGTGGCTGGCGGCCCGGCAGGACGCCCGCGACCGCCACGGTGACGCTTTCGACCTCCAGGAGTTCCACCGTCGCTCGCTGGAAATGGGGCCGATGGGGCTGGACACCCTGCGGGAGCAACTCGCACGCCTGTGA
- a CDS encoding DUF3153 domain-containing protein has protein sequence MTESGRERRPARGERPGKPRSARSLAAAVLVIVLAGVLTSGCLDARTTMTITENDLVSGEIVAVTPTPVDARGFQLAVPDGFEDKVRSEPYRDGDRSGSRLSFEELTFTELEQLAESMSNDDSRYRLELSRTGSLVNLDGEVDLTPLADTDSTVTIEVSAPGDVTTTDGQESAGLITWEPEVGEVTPITATFQYSGSQDQSWIGWTLLLGGGTFLVAAAVGVMALLAHARQQREIPQRA, from the coding sequence GTGACGGAATCAGGGCGCGAACGACGCCCGGCCCGGGGCGAGCGGCCGGGAAAGCCGAGGTCGGCGCGGTCGCTGGCGGCGGCGGTACTGGTGATCGTGTTGGCCGGCGTGCTCACGTCGGGGTGCCTGGACGCGCGAACCACCATGACGATCACCGAGAACGATCTCGTCTCCGGTGAGATCGTGGCCGTCACCCCGACGCCGGTCGACGCTCGCGGTTTTCAGCTGGCCGTTCCCGACGGGTTCGAGGACAAGGTCCGTTCGGAGCCGTACCGCGACGGGGATCGTTCCGGGTCGCGGTTGTCCTTCGAGGAGCTCACCTTCACCGAGTTGGAACAGCTCGCCGAGTCGATGAGCAACGACGACAGTCGGTACCGGCTGGAACTGTCCCGCACCGGATCGCTGGTGAACCTCGACGGCGAGGTCGACCTGACCCCGCTGGCCGACACGGACTCGACGGTCACGATCGAGGTGAGCGCGCCCGGAGACGTCACCACCACCGACGGGCAGGAAAGTGCCGGGCTGATCACATGGGAACCGGAGGTGGGCGAGGTCACCCCGATCACCGCGACGTTCCAGTACTCGGGTTCGCAGGATCAGAGTTGGATCGGGTGGACACTGCTACTCGGCGGGGGAACGTTCCTCGTCGCGGCGGCCGTCGGGGTGATGGCGCTGCTCGCGCACGCGCGACAGCAGCGGGAGATCCCGCAGCGGGCATGA
- a CDS encoding GNAT family N-acetyltransferase, which produces MTAAPSPRHDRVVDLSADQFRARMDEALGLYITAMGYPAGTSAHRAPMWSAHVLRPGWRSVGALNSADELVGVGYGYLGASGQWWHEQVRRGLLAAGDAAAVENWMTDYFELTELHVHPDSQGGGLGEALLRRLLEGAPGTSVLLSTPEGPTRAWKLYRRVGFVDVLRDYRFTGDPRPFAVLGRSLPLES; this is translated from the coding sequence GTGACCGCAGCTCCCTCGCCCCGCCACGACCGTGTCGTCGACCTCAGCGCCGACCAGTTCCGCGCGCGCATGGACGAGGCGCTCGGCCTCTACATCACCGCCATGGGCTATCCGGCGGGCACGTCTGCGCACCGGGCGCCGATGTGGTCGGCCCACGTCCTGCGGCCGGGATGGCGATCCGTCGGTGCGCTCAACAGCGCCGACGAACTCGTGGGCGTCGGGTACGGCTACCTGGGCGCAAGCGGTCAGTGGTGGCACGAGCAGGTGCGGCGCGGGCTGCTCGCCGCGGGCGACGCGGCGGCGGTGGAGAACTGGATGACCGACTACTTCGAACTGACCGAGCTGCACGTGCATCCCGACAGTCAGGGCGGCGGGCTCGGAGAGGCGCTGCTGCGCCGTCTGCTGGAAGGGGCGCCAGGCACGTCCGTCCTGCTGTCCACTCCGGAAGGTCCGACCCGGGCGTGGAAGCTCTACCGCCGGGTCGGTTTCGTGGACGTGCTGCGGGACTATCGCTTCACCGGGGATCCGCGGCCATTCGCGGTCCTGGGACGTTCGCTGCCGCTGGAGTCGTGA
- a CDS encoding maleylpyruvate isomerase N-terminal domain-containing protein translates to MRGVLRVDHGRMLDRLGIEVTLLVDAARHGVPEARVGGASGRTVRESVRHVGDVCEDALSWLGVDEDDAARWASGEGSDVEALSRRVTDRSADLLAELRRRPPDDPCPTWWPGDHTTRFWLRRALHAALVHRTDVETAVWHAHATVDAVLALDGIDEVLRAWLAHRLHALGVVPQSTWVARVQAGGEAWLVSAEACGIGVHRDDAGGSVDATLSGTPQHVYLWLWGRLPDRMVTTAGDHHVIAQLWSLLRIATR, encoded by the coding sequence GTGAGGGGTGTGCTCCGCGTCGATCACGGCCGCATGCTCGACCGGCTGGGAATCGAAGTCACCTTGCTCGTCGATGCAGCTCGACACGGTGTACCGGAGGCACGTGTCGGTGGTGCTTCCGGCCGCACCGTCCGGGAATCCGTGCGGCACGTAGGAGACGTGTGCGAGGACGCGTTGTCGTGGCTGGGTGTGGACGAGGACGACGCGGCCCGGTGGGCGAGCGGCGAGGGATCCGACGTCGAGGCGTTGTCCCGGCGGGTAACCGACCGCAGCGCCGACCTGCTCGCCGAACTTCGTCGCCGCCCACCGGACGACCCCTGTCCGACGTGGTGGCCGGGCGATCACACGACCCGGTTCTGGTTGCGGCGTGCGCTGCACGCGGCACTGGTGCACCGGACGGACGTCGAAACGGCCGTGTGGCACGCGCACGCGACCGTCGACGCCGTTCTCGCGCTCGACGGTATCGACGAGGTTCTCCGGGCGTGGCTCGCGCACCGGCTGCACGCACTGGGTGTGGTGCCGCAAAGCACATGGGTGGCGCGGGTTCAGGCGGGGGGCGAGGCATGGCTGGTCTCGGCGGAGGCCTGCGGTATCGGCGTGCATCGTGACGACGCGGGCGGCTCGGTCGACGCGACCCTCTCTGGCACGCCGCAGCACGTCTACCTGTGGTTGTGGGGGCGGCTTCCGGACCGGATGGTCACCACCGCGGGCGACCACCACGTGATCGCTCAACTGTGGAGTCTGCTCCGCATCGCGACCCGGTGA